CAAGCATCACCGCAGCCTTCCTTATCCCCTTGGCTATCTCATCATACTCATGCTTCATTCTGATGGGAAGCTCCACAAGGTCCAGTGGGGATGGGAGTATAAGGTTGAGCCTTGGTGAATGGACCTCCAGGAGCCTCATTATATCCCCTTCACTTATTATACCCACAAGTTTCCCGTCATCATCAACAACAGGAGCCCCGCTGATCCTGTTCTCCCTGAGTACCCTGGCAGCCTCATGGATACTGTTCGTCCTCTTAACGGTTATAACATCACTCTGCATTGCATCCTTTACCTTTATCATCTATTCACCCCATTAACAGTACTTTATCTGACCTGAAAAATAACAGTTTCCCTGCCGGATATCCCCATGAAGCTGAAGATCAGTGAGCAGTGAAGTGGGTCATTGGGCTTTTCAGAGCCTCAAGGGCTGAAGAAGCATTAAACTGCTATAGACCGCACCAAGGGATAAATAAGATTATGAACCTTCAGAGCCTCAAGGGCTGAAGAAGTCATGGGAGGGCTGCGGCACCTCGAAAATAAAGAAAGGGTAAGCCCTGGGATCATCCCCGGTCCCTTGGGACCCTCCTGTAGACCAGGTCCCCCTCCCTGACCCTCCCTGATACAAGGATCCCTGCATGTCCATCCTCAACCCTCTCCACACTGCAGCCGTCTACCTGGATGGACTCAACCCTCTGTATCAGGGCGCCGGTGGTTCTGCCCTGGATTATTATCTCATCCCCCAGCTTTAGGGGTCTCCAGAGTCGCACCTCGGCCGCGCCTGCCTTCCGGTAGTAGTTCACAACCTCCCCAACATCGAGCTTAACATAATCCGAGACGTTGCCCGGACTCCCTGCCTCGGGCTCTGAGAAATAGAATCCCTTTCCAAGGCCCCTGTTAAACACCTTTTTAAGTTCCCGGAGCCACCTCTCCTCAAACCTCCATTCACCCTCAAGGTACCTGTCAACCGCCTCCCTGTACACACCCGTAACGGTCCCCACATAATCTGCGGGCCGGCCGCGCCCCTCTATCTTGAGGGCGGATACACCTGCATCCAGGAGCTCTGGGATGTGTTCAATCATGCAGAGGTCCCTGGGGCTTAGGAGGTAAGT
The sequence above is drawn from the Methanothermobacter wolfeii genome and encodes:
- a CDS encoding CBS domain-containing protein, which encodes MIKVKDAMQSDVITVKRTNSIHEAARVLRENRISGAPVVDDDGKLVGIISEGDIMRLLEVHSPRLNLILPSPLDLVELPIRMKHEYDEIAKGIRKAAVMLVEEIMKEKVITVSPEASVSDAAELMDKHDIKRLPVVDEDGNLVGIITRGDVIGAFVK